The following are encoded in a window of Paenibacillus polymyxa genomic DNA:
- a CDS encoding DUF948 domain-containing protein, translated as MLTQVSIFIIAIAFAVLVIFLIKTLKAAQGSLDKVTQTLQDVQKTIDELSYEVKQTVRHANDITADVDHKLKQVEPVMESVRNLGEVLSEVTLAAKQASTALMTRFQKSHSAASNTSRTDHAIKATTPNRPLTATERTVQSYNATYEEPAAKPGKNWLGYVDIAAGVWQKMRQ; from the coding sequence ATGTTAACACAGGTCAGCATTTTTATTATTGCTATCGCATTTGCAGTTCTCGTTATTTTCCTCATCAAAACGTTAAAAGCAGCACAAGGCTCTCTGGATAAGGTGACTCAAACCTTGCAGGATGTACAAAAAACGATAGATGAACTGAGTTATGAAGTAAAACAAACGGTTCGACATGCGAATGACATCACCGCAGACGTTGATCATAAATTGAAGCAAGTGGAGCCAGTGATGGAATCGGTTAGAAACTTGGGAGAGGTACTCAGCGAAGTGACGCTGGCTGCCAAGCAGGCTTCAACAGCGTTAATGACACGGTTTCAGAAATCGCATAGCGCTGCGAGTAATACCTCCAGAACGGATCACGCGATCAAGGCAACGACACCGAATAGACCTTTGACCGCAACGGAGCGGACGGTTCAGAGCTACAATGCGACGTATGAGGAACCTGCGGCCAAACCGGGTAAAAACTGGTTGGGTTATGTAGACATCGCTGCTGGGGTGTGGCAGAAAAT